One genomic region from Paroceanicella profunda encodes:
- a CDS encoding glutathione peroxidase: protein MTRRSLQTGAMALTLSALAGMAEADTAFDHRFTALTGGEISMADFAGKAVLVVNTASMCGYTYQYQGLQDLADRYGARGLVVLGVPSDDFRQEFNSADEVKDFCEVNFSITFPMTDIEHVTGEDAHPFYRWAAVEGGAPAVPRWNFHKLLIAPDGSLAASFPTRTKPEDPEVAARIEAVLPGS, encoded by the coding sequence ATGACCAGGCGCTCCCTCCAGACCGGCGCGATGGCGCTCACCCTCTCCGCGCTCGCCGGAATGGCCGAAGCGGACACTGCCTTCGATCACCGCTTCACCGCGCTCACCGGCGGGGAGATCAGCATGGCGGATTTCGCCGGCAAGGCGGTTCTCGTGGTCAACACCGCGTCGATGTGCGGCTACACCTACCAGTATCAGGGCCTGCAGGACCTCGCGGACCGCTACGGCGCGCGCGGCCTCGTGGTGCTGGGCGTGCCCTCCGACGATTTCCGCCAGGAATTCAATTCCGCGGACGAGGTGAAGGATTTCTGCGAGGTCAATTTCTCCATCACCTTCCCGATGACCGACATCGAGCATGTGACCGGAGAGGACGCCCACCCGTTCTACCGCTGGGCCGCGGTGGAAGGCGGCGCGCCGGCCGTGCCGCGCTGGAACTTCCACAAGTTGCTGATCGCGCCGGACGGCTCGCTCGCCGCCAGTTTCCCCACCCGCACGAAACCGGAAGACCCCGAAGTGGCCGCCCGGATCGAGGCGGTGCTCCCCGGGAGCTGA